A window from Acidobacteriota bacterium encodes these proteins:
- the argB gene encoding acetylglutamate kinase → MNDWMVIKIGGSLLESPNTRATALGAISSAWASGRKIAVVHGGGRRVDTNLTRLGIPKLTHAGLRITHRETLDVVVSTLAGTVNKMLVAELGLAGTPAAGLSGVDGGTLVAEVHPPVDGVDLGFVGTVRSSSPALIRATAEAGFLPVIASVAGSESGALLNVNADTAAAAIAIALGAESLLFLTDVPGVLDDKGRVIERITMDTARQMLLYRVVGGGMLPKLQACVEALSRGVSEVIVAGTAGHQDAIFEGMGGTRLVAA, encoded by the coding sequence ATGAACGACTGGATGGTGATCAAGATCGGGGGAAGTCTCCTCGAAAGCCCCAACACCCGTGCCACAGCACTCGGTGCAATCTCCTCGGCGTGGGCCAGCGGAAGGAAAATCGCCGTCGTCCACGGCGGAGGCCGCCGCGTCGATACGAACCTGACACGCCTCGGAATCCCGAAGCTCACCCACGCGGGCCTCAGAATCACCCACCGCGAAACGCTCGACGTCGTCGTCTCCACACTCGCGGGGACGGTCAACAAAATGCTCGTTGCGGAGCTCGGGCTCGCCGGTACGCCGGCTGCCGGACTCTCCGGAGTCGACGGCGGGACTCTCGTCGCCGAGGTCCATCCTCCGGTCGACGGGGTCGACCTCGGGTTCGTCGGAACCGTCCGGAGCTCCAGCCCGGCGCTCATCCGGGCGACGGCGGAAGCCGGTTTTCTCCCCGTGATCGCCTCCGTGGCGGGAAGCGAGAGCGGTGCGCTCCTCAACGTCAACGCCGATACCGCGGCGGCCGCGATCGCAATCGCACTCGGTGCCGAGAGTCTCCTCTTTCTGACCGATGTCCCCGGCGTCCTCGACGACAAGGGGCGCGTTATCGAGCGGATCACGATGGATACCGCCCGGCAAATGCTCCTCTATCGCGTCGTCGGCGGCGGAATGCTGCCGAAGCTCCAGGCCTGCGTCGAGGCTCTCAGCCGGGGAGTCTCGGAGGTCATCGTCGCCGGTACGGCGGGGCATCAGGATGCGATCTTCGAAGGAATGGGAGGGACTCGCCTTGTTGCAGCATGA